A stretch of Aythya fuligula isolate bAytFul2 chromosome 1, bAytFul2.pri, whole genome shotgun sequence DNA encodes these proteins:
- the GALR3 gene encoding galanin receptor type 3: protein MPGGWNASSDSPELRAAGIIVPIIFSLIFLLGTVGNGLVLAVLLRNGQVKYNTTNLFILNLAMADLCFIVCCVPFQATIYTLDGWLFGAFACKAVHFLIYLTMYASSFTLAAVSIDRYLAIRYPLKSRDLRTTRNAGVAIVVIWSLSLLFAGPYLSYYQIVHYHGVPICVPIWEDQRRKILDILTFVFGYLLPVTVVSLAYARTIKFLWTSVDPIERISESRKAKRKVTKMIVAVAILFCLCWLPHHLVILCFWFGHFPFNRATYACRLASHCLSYANSCLNPIVYALISKHFRKRFKQVFTCLFFQNKNRKKKKRVGNQVHVVNVGKGFANSTGGFYGGNTEVTQVPRENTRRRDAEGANHARAWTHQLQDAMASVQKELLEEESLVTAGNLLAMTPPRRSQECLTVHYK, encoded by the exons ATGCCAGGGGGCTGGAATGCCTCCTCCGACAGCCCGGAGCTGCGAGCAGCAGGGATCATCGTGCCCATCATCTTctccctcatcttcctcctggGCACCGTGGGGAATGGGCTGGTGCTGGCCGTGCTGCTACGGAACGGCCAAGTGAAGTATAACACCACCAACCTCTTCATACTCAACCTGGCCATGGCCGACCTGTGCTTCATCGTCTGCTGTGTCCCCTTCCAGGCCACCATTTACACCCTGGACGGGTGGCTCTTCGGGGCCTTTGCCTGCAAGGCCGTGCATTTTCTCATCTACCTCACCATGTACGCCAGCAGCTTCACCCTGGCTGCGGTCTCCATTGACAG gTACCTGGCCATCCGCTACCCGCTGAAGTCCCGGGATCTCCGTACCACCCGAAACGCAGGAGTGGCCATCGTAGTGATCTGGTCGCTGTCCCTGCTCTTTGCAGGGCCTTACCTCAGTTACTACCAGATTGTCCATTACCACGGGGTGCCCATCTGCGTCCCCATCTGGGAGGACCAGCGCCGAAAGATTCTGGACATCCTCACGTTTGTCTTTGGATACCTCTTACCCGTGACTGTGGTGAGCCTGGCATACGCCAGGACCATCAAGTTCCTGTGGACCTCTGTAGACCCCATTGAAAGGATCTCAGAGTCCCGTAAGGCCAAGCGGAAGGTCACCAAGATGATTGTGGCTGTTGCTATCTTGTTCTGCCTCTGTTGGCTTCCCCACCATCTGGTCATCCTCTGCTTCTGGTTTGGCCACTTCCCCTTCAACAGAGCCACGTATGCCTGCCGCCTGGCTTCCCACTGCCTTTCATACGCCAATTCCTGCCTCAACCCCATCGTCTATGCCCTCATCTCCAAGCACTTCCGAAAGCGTTTCAAGCAGGTCTTCACCTGCCTCTTCTTCCAGAAcaagaacaggaagaagaagaagcgAGTTGGAAATCAAGTCCACGTGGTCAACGTGGGCAAAGGTTTCGCCAACAGCACTGGAGGCTTCTATGGAGGCAACACGGAGGTGACCCAGGTCCCACGGGAGAACACCAGGAGGAGGGATGCAGAAGGTGCCAACCATGCCAGAGCATGGACTCACCAGCTACAAGACGCCATGGCCTCTGTTCAGAAGGAactgctggaggaggaaagcTTGGTAACAGCTGGCAATCTCCTAGCCATGACCCCTCCGAGAAGATCTCAGGAGTGTCTGACCGTTCACTACAAatga
- the LOC116487535 gene encoding noggin-like produces LLCLLPLPPPAASGLAPPPPPPEDPRDLPPPPGTADPAARLLRGRPSAPVRPYSLSLSPEDYRYAPKPRHLRPGRLRRLLGSAFDPFWMSAEEPAGGNGTATTEDLENQSRELAEGAGRYRCKLWREAEGLELPTLLPPVPGLPPELAATVARHLRQWLVERAACRLASSWVDLGPVFWPRWVRHTACQPEPSGCSWPPGMACRPAQLTQLKLLAWHCWAPRPPGPPHCAWRQIPYPVVVACKCSCR; encoded by the coding sequence ctcctctgcctgctgccgctgccgccgccggcTGCCTCGGGCCTGGCaccaccgccgccgccaccggAGGACCCTCGAGACCTGCCACCGCCACCCGGCACCGCTGACCCCGCTGCCCGCCTGCTGCGCGGCCGCCCCTCAGCCCCGGTGCGGCCCTACAGCCTCTCACTCTCCCCCGAGGACTACCGCTACGCTCCCAAACCCCGCCATCTACGGCCCGGGCGGCTTCGCCggctgctgggctcagcctTCGACCCCTTCTGGATGTCGGCTGAGGAGCCAGCGGGTGGCAACGGCACCGCCACCACCGAGGATCTGGAGAACCAGAGCCGGGAGCTGGCGGAGGGCGCCGGGCGGTACCGCTGCAAGCTGTGGCGTGAGGCcgaggggctggagctgcccaccctgctgccccccgTGCCCGGGCTGCCCCCCGAGCTGGCCGCCACCGTGGCGCGGCACTTGCGGCAGTGGCTGGTGGAGCGGGCCGCTTGCCGCCTCGCCTCCTCCTGGGTAGACCTGGGGCCCGTCTTCTGGCCCCGCTGGGTGCGCCACACTGCCTGCCAGCCCGAGCCCTCCGGCTGCTCCTGGCCCCCCGGTATGGCTTGCCGTCCTGCCCAGCTCACCCAGCTCAAGCTGTTGGCCTGGCACTGCTGGGCCCCCCGACCTCCTGGCCCCCCGCACTGCGCCTGGCGGCAGATCCCCTACCCCGTGGTGGTCGCCTGCAAGTGCTCCTGCCGCTGA